In uncultured Desulfuromonas sp., the genomic stretch ATGGTCAAGGCATTGGGACGTGAACTAACGGAGATTCTTGATCGCGACGATTGCGCCGTTTTCGGGTTTGATACCGCCAAGCGCTTGGAAAAGCTTGACCGGCAGGTAGCGGCTGAAGCCAAGCCCATCAGCGTTCAGGAAACTCTGTACCTGCAATCTCAGCCGACCCACGTACTGATCTCCAAAGCGCCGCTTTTTGAGAAATCGGATCAGCTCGGCGGGATTATCACAGTGATGAGTGATATTACTGAGCTGGTGGAAAGCCAGAAACGTCACGAACGCGCCATCCGCCGAACCGTTGAAGCTCTGGTCAGCGCCATTGAACTCAACGACACCTATCTGGCAGGTCATAGTCAACGCTTGCGCCAACTCAGCAAGGAAGTGATGAAACAGCTCGGCGGCAACAAGCAGCAGGTGGCCACGGTTGAAATGGCGGCCAACTTGTCACAGATCGGCAAAATGTTTATCGACAAAAACCTGATTGCCGCCCAGCGGCCGCTGAGCGACGAGGAGCGTCATGAAGTCGAGCAGCATGTCGAGCATTCCGCCCGCATTTTGCGCCCGATACCGTTTGAGCTGCCGGTGCCGGAAACCATCTACCAGATCAACGAGCATCTCGATGGCAGTGGCTACCCGAAAGGGTTGCAGGGCAACGAGATTTTGTTCACCGCACGCGTTCTGAGCGTGACCAACAGCTTCTGTGCCATGGTGGAACCACGGGCACATCGCACCGGTAAAAGTATCGCCGACGCCCTCGATGAGCTGGAAAACCTGCCGCAGCGCTATGAAGCCAGTATCGTCACGGCCTTGCGCAACGTGATTGAATCACCAGCAGGAGACAAGATTCTCCGGCGCCAGGAGGATGCGTAACGCGGCGACTGAACACCAGGCGACCCTGTGGCCCCCGACTAACAGGATGTTGTAAAATCCAACGACGCAAGCCGAAAATGCGATTTCCGTCTTGCTCACAAAATTAAGGACTTGAAAACCTGTCCTTGATTTTGATCGCCCGTCCATAGGCTCCACAGTCTGTTTTTCAACAGCCTGCTAAAGGAACGGAGTAAACAGGCGGAAAAAGTTGTCGCGCATTTTTTGCCAGACCGGACGACCATCCATCTCGTCGAGGCTGATGGCTTGGGATTTGGCCACAGTGGTGTCGAAATGGTGGCGCATCTCGGCATTGAAGCTTTTGTCGTACACTTCGAGATTGAATTCAAAGTTAAGGCGCTGGCTGCGCGGATCCATGTTGGCCGAGCCGATCAGCGCATAATGATCGTCCATCAACAGCAATTTGCTGTGGGCAAACGGCGGCGGCTGGTAGTAGATTTTAACGCCGTATTCGAGCAGTTCCCAGAAGGCACCGCGGCTGGCCCAATGGACATAGGGCAGGTTATTTTTCACCGGCAGGACAATCTCGACATTGACACCACGCAGGGCAGCGCTGTTCATGGCGGTGACCATGGAACGATCGGGAATAAAGTAGGGCGTCATGATCGACACCCGCTTGCGCGCACAATTGAGTGCGCCAACAACAATCCACACCAGCTTTTCATAGTCTTCGTTCGGTCCGGCGCTGATCCCCCGGCATAAGCTGTCCGGGCCGTCCAGACAGGGTGGGGCAGGGTCAAGGTTAAACGGCCCGCCACCGGCAAACTGCCAGTCCTCCTGAAACACTTCAAGCATCTGCCGAACCACCGGACCTTCCACTTTAAAGTGAAGGTCCGCCACCCGTTGGCGTGGACGCACATCATGACGCTTCTTCTGCACCAGATGACGCTGGCTGATGTTCATGCCGCCGGCAAATCCGATGCGGCCATCAACAACCAGCAGTTTACGGTGATTGCGCAGATTAAGGTGCATTCCGCGACGAAACAACGACAGCGGCAGAAAGCGCACCACCTGCACCGGGGTCTTGTCAAACAG encodes the following:
- the cls gene encoding cardiolipin synthase, with protein sequence MNAFSVGIVIVNLLSLAVAVHALLNKRDPRAALAWIIVCLALPGVGVALYWLMGINRIRTRALRWQQRGEGIYVAEEEVPCESSVTLRTPFHTQNYQLQRHLADAVTRRPLLGGNRVVPLYNGEQAYPVMLKSIRAAERSVDLSSYIFDTQFCGREFVQALIERAEAGVEVRVLVDGLGECYSWPRVHTLFDKTPVQVVRFLPLSLFRRGMHLNLRNHRKLLVVDGRIGFAGGMNISQRHLVQKKRHDVRPRQRVADLHFKVEGPVVRQMLEVFQEDWQFAGGGPFNLDPAPPCLDGPDSLCRGISAGPNEDYEKLVWIVVGALNCARKRVSIMTPYFIPDRSMVTAMNSAALRGVNVEIVLPVKNNLPYVHWASRGAFWELLEYGVKIYYQPPPFAHSKLLLMDDHYALIGSANMDPRSQRLNFEFNLEVYDKSFNAEMRHHFDTTVAKSQAISLDEMDGRPVWQKMRDNFFRLFTPFL